The sequence TTTTCATATTTGAAAGAACCAATTACCTACCTACCAAACTAGAACTTGAATGTTtataacaaattgaaaataaatcttaaaataagaaaaaataaatcgCAATATAATTCACAAAGAGACCtatcttcaaaagaaaaatggcTTGTAAATTTTATAAGCTAAATCCTTGCAGAATCATAGAAAAGCACCTCATTTTGCTCAGCAAATTAAACTAAGCCAACCTCAGTGAGACCTATATATCTATACCCCACAGCATAAGGGTTAATAGTTAATACTTCAAGACTAGTAAATacttatagaagaaaaaaaaatcaaagactactaaatagtaaaaacaatTGTGTTTGCTAACTTTTTCTTCCCTAATTTCCCTTACCCAGAGATTGAATTCCAGTGAAGGAAACCCTCCCAAAACCCAAATGACCAACCTGATACAACTCTAGCCAAACTCTCTCAGCTTCAAACCTTGCACTACCGCTTTCCATTCCCTCTTCTTCACAAAACCCAGATGCAATATCAGGCAATATAtcttcctcaactctcttccttcTCACATTCCCAATATCTCTCTCCACCACCACACATCCACTACTTTCACTCCTCTTGCTGCATTTCCTCTTCGTTTCCAGCCTGCTTTGACTCTgacccttcttctttttcttgaacCCCAGCCACAATCTCCTCCCAACCATCCACGGAACTTTCACAAATGCAAGAGCAAGAAAGTTCACCACCGCACATGGACAACAACAGAGGGCTACACAGTCAGCTATCAATCCAGCAGTGCATGCTTTGCAGTGCTTGCCAGAGCACTCGATCTGATCTCCCCCTGCACCATCTTCAACGACGCTGTACCGGCTCTTCCTACTACTGGTTGGTTCAACTCTTGAAGCCTCTAAGTGGGTCCCATTTTTACGTGAAACTCGAGGTGGGTTCTCCTCCATTTGATTTCTCTGATTTGATCAAGTTCAACCCTGCAAAAGATAttgatgaaagagagagagatttcaaaCACTTTTTCCCCTTCCCCTCTTTAACATTTCTTTCATTCTCTCTGTATCTTAGCACTATAAAGATTTCCTTGTAGGCTTTGTTTGTCATACATACGTATTGGGGCGTTGAAATGTTACTTCATGCATTTTTATCCGAGTAAATTTCCAAAAGGGTAAAAGTAAAACGTAGAAGAGTTAGTGTAATtattgtgtgtgagagagagagatatagcCACGCGCCTTGGGGGGAGAGTGTTTAACTCGACTGGGACTTTGGTCTCTTTGGCTTTGTTTGGGGGTTGGGGCACAAAGTACCTTGTTTGGGTACTTGTAGCTGAGTGTTATAATGTTACCTTAATTTTTGGTCTGGGATAGAGTGATTGACCCTTGAAACCAAGGACAAGGGCACAAAGTATTCACACTCTCTATTAAAGACGCGCGGAAATGCAtcttttgcttcattttttGGGATATTACCTAAACATAGCAGTTTTTGGCAGATAAAACAACCAATAAGAATGTTGTGATGAGATGAATGCCCTTGTGAAGTTGTGTAAACCAGTGAATGAAAAAAGCTATAGCTGTCAGCTCTAACTCTAATGATGGTTGCCAATAACTCATGGAGGTGATtgggttcaaacttcaaacccaACAACTGTGTTTGTGATGGGGGGTGggaatttctttttaataaatgtGGTGAAATCTTGTggtcaattttaataaatagatATTAGTAGTAACATTATGTTTGGACAATCTTTTCAGGAAACTTGATGAATTGTGATGGGTAGGAATATAGACCTATCATTTTCATTATACTTTCATTCACCATCATTGTTTGCCAATTCAATATAAGTTTGTAGAAAAAGTTAATGTAATTATTTGTGTAACAAGTTGGAGTGGTACACAAATGCACAATGGTAAAATAGATTGATGCAGAAGATGTATGTGATGCTGTCACAAGGGGGATAACATATTTTTCCTTGAATAAAAAAGGTGAGATTGATAATGGAATGTGACTGAGACGAGACACATAATGCAGAGGCCTAATTCATGAAAAACTTTTTCCCtcattatatttttgtaaatagaATGATCATTTCATGTCTCATGCCTAATTTAGCTTTGCAACAATACTTGGCCTGTCCTTATGTACAGGCTCTTCATCTTCAGCATTCCATTGTCAAAGAATAAC is a genomic window of Quercus lobata isolate SW786 chromosome 2, ValleyOak3.0 Primary Assembly, whole genome shotgun sequence containing:
- the LOC115978411 gene encoding uncharacterized protein LOC115978411, which translates into the protein MEENPPRVSRKNGTHLEASRVEPTSSRKSRYSVVEDGAGGDQIECSGKHCKACTAGLIADCVALCCCPCAVVNFLALAFVKVPWMVGRRLWLGFKKKKKGQSQSRLETKRKCSKRSESSGCVVVERDIGNVRRKRVEEDILPDIASGFCEEEGMESGSARFEAERVWLELYQVGHLGFGRVSFTGIQSLGKGN